The genomic region TAGCTTCGGAGTTGTTCTTACCTTCTTTTGAGGCATGATGTGCATCAGGAACAGGTTTGGTTCCGGGTGGTCTCAGGTCATTATTCTTCATAAGCAACTCATTATTCTGTTCAGCAAGCAATAGGCAGGCTATGAGAGCACTGTAGGTCTTGAAACCTTTCTGCCTATATTGTTGCTGGAGCAACATGTTGCTTGATGACATTGTCTGATAAGTCTTTTCCAGTAGCTGCTTATCAGTTATTTTCTCGCCACATAGTCTCATCTTTGAGACTATCCTGAACAAGGCTGAGTTATATTCATTCACAGACTTAAAGTCTTGAATCCTGAGATGAGTCCATTCATACATGGCTTCCGGAAGGATCACAGTCTTTTGGTGATTATATCTCGATTTCAACTCTTTCCATAACTCGTATGGATTGCTCACTGTGAGATATTGAGCTTTCAAGCTCTCCTCAATGTGATGGCGAATCATCATGAGGGCTTTAGCATTGTCTTTCTTACTTGATTCATTTCCTTCGACAATACACTCCTCTAGGCCTTTGGCTCCGAGGGAGATTTCAATGTCTAAAGCCCACTGAAGGTAATTGTCACCCTTTACACTTAGGGGTTCAAAATCCAAGTTTGCAATGTTTGGCATctgaaataaaatttcaagcttGGTTTTAGGTCTTGTaagatcttataaataaatatatatgttgccTCGTCCATCAGAGAATTCGATTTCCCTAGATCATGAATTTCTATGTTTAATTTCAAGCAATCAAATATCATAGGAAAccggtttgtaaaatttgtGAAATTTATATGATATGGACGAGTGCAACAAGGTCTAGTTATTCCCATGGAAAACATCATCGACCTATGCGGTTTGTGTGGACAACTCTTGTAATATATACAAGCTCATCATCTATAAGAGGTACATGTACCACACAACCGGACCATGCAAAACCATGCAATCGATTATAGCTTATAAGGGTTTGAgggttttatttcctttttagtttcTCATCGATTTGGCTTTAGGGTTTTAGCAAGTTTATTTCGGTTTTAAAGCTTTTACCATTAGGATAAGGATTTGTAAAATTTCTAGTTTAGTATGTGTTAGGAATTTTAACATAATCGGATATAGGAATATAACATAATCCGATTGTGAAATTTTCCATATCCGATTTGTATTAGgaaaaggtttagggttttcatG from Raphanus sativus cultivar WK10039 unplaced genomic scaffold, ASM80110v3 Scaffold2488, whole genome shotgun sequence harbors:
- the LOC130505673 gene encoding uncharacterized protein LOC130505673; translation: MPNIANLDFEPLSVKGDNYLQWALDIEISLGAKGLEECIVEGNESSKKDNAKALMMIRHHIEESLKAQYLTVSNPYELWKELKSRYNHQKTVILPEAMYEWTHLRIQDFKSVNEYNSALFRIVSKMRLCGEKITDKQLLEKTYQTMSSSNMLLQQQYRQKGFKTYSALIACLLLAEQNNELLMKNNDLRPPGTKPVPDAHHASKEGKNNSEANHVQYDQRGRGSSFGRGRGRGGQWRGRGRGGYGRGRYNPYERPNQSSNGRGRGRGNGSTTRPQNTGNSVCHRCGVSNHWAKNCRTPKHLVDLYQESIKGKNPEAHMVYKDGEDDFDHDKDDLMEYETSDILKNDQVD